One Thermoplasma volcanium GSS1 genomic window carries:
- a CDS encoding amino acid permease, whose protein sequence is MGWLVFILLIDAVVSPGGAGLSYAAYPARIFQSMAEFGYAPKWFKELSKKKVPARALILGFFVGLVFLYEFPGWDLLLGILTSTLVIGYVMGPASINILRKHAPNVERMFMLRGSSFIAPIAFIFSSLIIYWSGWPLSGEVVVAVIAGLFMFSYFTHVNDFDWVEIRSGMWLVALLFVIAVLSGYDFC, encoded by the coding sequence TTGGGATGGCTGGTATTTATACTGCTCATAGATGCAGTGGTATCACCAGGGGGTGCAGGGCTCAGCTATGCTGCCTATCCAGCTAGGATTTTTCAATCTATGGCGGAATTTGGATATGCCCCAAAATGGTTCAAGGAGCTTAGTAAAAAGAAGGTGCCTGCTCGTGCACTAATTCTGGGATTTTTTGTTGGCCTCGTATTTCTTTATGAATTTCCAGGTTGGGATCTGCTTCTAGGTATACTCACCTCTACTCTCGTAATAGGCTACGTAATGGGCCCCGCCTCCATAAACATATTAAGAAAGCATGCACCTAACGTTGAAAGGATGTTTATGCTGCGTGGTTCTAGTTTTATTGCCCCGATTGCATTCATCTTTTCTTCACTAATAATATATTGGTCTGGATGGCCTCTGTCCGGAGAAGTCGTAGTTGCTGTCATAGCAGGCTTGTTCATGTTTTCCTATTTCACACATGTAAACGACTTTGATTGGGTAGAGATAAGAAGCGGTATGTGGCTCGTAGCGCTCTTATTTGTCATTGCTGTACTATCAGGTTACGATTTCTGTTAA
- a CDS encoding pyruvoyl-dependent arginine decarboxylase, producing the protein MSGFVPSEIFFTRGVGRGETQLESFEAALRDAGIAQFNLSSISSIFPPHAKMVSKEEGLKKLSPGQILFTVLARNTSNELNRMISAAIGYAIPRDKSKWGYLSEHHSFGETEKVAGSFAEKLAAEMLSSTFGSTSQLIYDKEKEEYVLEDKILTTGNISATAVVLSHDEWTTVVAAAVLIVE; encoded by the coding sequence ATGTCTGGATTTGTGCCAAGTGAAATATTCTTTACCAGAGGAGTAGGCCGCGGAGAAACACAATTGGAGTCATTCGAAGCTGCCCTGAGGGATGCTGGAATTGCCCAATTCAATCTATCCAGTATAAGCTCAATTTTTCCTCCACATGCTAAAATGGTTAGTAAAGAGGAAGGGCTGAAAAAACTATCCCCTGGCCAGATATTGTTCACAGTTTTAGCAAGGAATACATCAAACGAACTTAATAGAATGATATCAGCAGCTATTGGGTATGCGATACCAAGAGATAAAAGCAAGTGGGGTTACCTAAGCGAACATCATAGCTTCGGTGAAACTGAAAAGGTGGCCGGATCTTTTGCAGAGAAGCTCGCTGCTGAAATGCTTTCCTCTACCTTCGGATCTACTTCACAGTTAATTTATGATAAGGAAAAAGAGGAGTATGTTCTTGAGGATAAAATCCTAACTACAGGTAATATATCAGCGACAGCTGTAGTTCTAAGCCATGATGAATGGACTACAGTCGTTGCTGCGGCAGTACTAATAGTAGAGTGA
- a CDS encoding GNAT family N-acetyltransferase — MDNANLRWDLILRPYIDFVSRYYPDPSNEKRFNILIEKLTNNEIKNRVLIHGDEVMGYAFMINSMYGDRSIGNIGFMKKDYCNDIRLKNLLEWIHVNSGGLRVFLDEIFNANDECDDILAKLGYSKVTRIKLTAKTNDLANRSVKTIKVESFNKKKIKEFVEAEYEAFKDTVDLTLLPSNESGRITYIEEEINGTESTIVPEASFIYGSEKIQGGLITVKYLGTGEYFISDLFVSKEQRNKGIATALLNEAAKALRNLKIEDVSLIVSEGNPAIDLYKKMGFEYSGQRKYVIYIETLSENK, encoded by the coding sequence ATGGATAACGCTAACCTAAGATGGGATCTTATCCTCAGGCCATATATAGATTTCGTAAGCCGGTACTATCCAGACCCTAGCAACGAAAAGAGATTCAACATCCTTATAGAAAAATTAACAAACAACGAAATAAAAAATCGCGTCCTTATACATGGGGATGAAGTTATGGGATACGCCTTTATGATCAATTCAATGTACGGCGATAGGAGCATTGGAAATATAGGTTTTATGAAAAAGGACTATTGCAACGATATCCGCCTCAAGAATCTTTTAGAATGGATCCACGTAAATTCTGGTGGCTTACGAGTTTTCCTTGATGAAATATTCAATGCTAACGATGAGTGTGATGATATATTGGCAAAGCTTGGATACTCGAAGGTGACAAGGATAAAACTTACCGCCAAAACAAATGATCTAGCTAATAGATCTGTAAAAACAATAAAGGTCGAATCTTTTAATAAAAAAAAGATAAAGGAATTTGTTGAAGCAGAATATGAAGCGTTCAAAGACACCGTGGATCTCACTCTGTTGCCAAGCAATGAATCTGGTAGGATTACTTATATCGAAGAGGAAATCAACGGGACAGAAAGCACAATAGTACCAGAAGCAAGCTTCATTTATGGCAGTGAGAAGATACAAGGAGGTCTAATAACTGTGAAATACCTGGGTACAGGTGAGTACTTCATATCTGATCTATTCGTCTCGAAAGAACAAAGAAATAAAGGAATAGCAACGGCTTTACTGAACGAGGCGGCTAAGGCCTTGAGGAACCTGAAAATAGAAGACGTCTCCCTTATCGTGTCAGAAGGTAACCCTGCAATAGATCTGTACAAAAAGATGGGATTCGAATATTCAGGGCAGCGCAAATATGTTATTTACATAGAAACTCTAAGTGAAAATAAATAA
- a CDS encoding RNA-guided endonuclease InsQ/TnpB family protein → MKVRRTEQIYLKENDTISYMCHLSKNLYNQVNYILRQQFLKGEKLTGYRDLVKLFQEPSEIEDHNNYQRLPAQTAQWTVKKTVMAWYSFFKSMKAWKKHPDKFKGRPRLPGYKETDGEFLLVFTNQQCRIRDGILKFPKIMNMEVKTRLNENEIKLKEVRIVPQGTGYMIEIVYEKETADIPITKPKRVMGIDIGVRNLVTIGNNIHERGIAVKAGLLKSINQYFNKELARYRSINDLQGNERKQTVKIRKLFMKRNRKVKDIMHKVSKSIVEYAKIMNIDTIVIGHNNRWKDSSNMGKKNNQNFVQLPFNMLISQIKYKAEEIGITVIMQNEDYTSKCSFLDNESIEHHGTYMGKRIHRGIFQSATGKLIHADLQSSYNIIKKAIPEAFANGIEGIGLYPRSLSIRQMITSKGGC, encoded by the coding sequence ATGAAGGTTAGGAGAACAGAACAGATATACCTGAAGGAAAATGATACCATCTCATATATGTGCCATCTCTCCAAGAATCTCTACAACCAGGTCAACTACATTCTCAGGCAGCAGTTCCTGAAGGGGGAGAAACTCACTGGCTATAGGGATCTTGTGAAGTTATTCCAGGAACCATCCGAGATAGAGGATCACAACAACTACCAGAGGTTGCCGGCACAGACAGCACAGTGGACAGTAAAAAAGACTGTAATGGCATGGTATTCATTCTTCAAGTCCATGAAAGCATGGAAGAAGCATCCTGATAAATTCAAGGGAAGGCCTAGATTGCCGGGATATAAGGAAACAGATGGTGAGTTCCTGCTTGTCTTTACGAATCAGCAGTGCAGGATCAGGGATGGTATACTGAAATTCCCTAAGATAATGAACATGGAGGTAAAAACAAGGCTGAATGAAAATGAAATTAAGCTGAAAGAAGTAAGGATAGTGCCTCAGGGCACAGGATACATGATAGAAATAGTGTACGAGAAGGAGACAGCGGACATACCCATAACAAAACCGAAAAGGGTCATGGGCATCGACATCGGTGTGAGGAATCTTGTAACTATAGGTAACAACATCCATGAAAGAGGGATTGCTGTAAAGGCAGGATTGCTCAAATCGATCAACCAGTACTTCAACAAGGAGCTTGCAAGGTATAGGAGCATAAACGATCTCCAGGGAAATGAGAGAAAACAGACAGTGAAGATAAGAAAACTCTTCATGAAGAGAAACAGGAAAGTCAAGGACATCATGCATAAGGTTTCGAAATCCATTGTGGAGTATGCAAAGATCATGAACATCGATACAATAGTTATAGGCCATAACAACAGATGGAAGGATTCATCCAACATGGGAAAGAAGAATAACCAGAACTTTGTCCAGCTGCCATTCAACATGCTCATATCCCAGATAAAATACAAAGCCGAAGAGATTGGGATCACTGTCATAATGCAGAACGAGGATTACACAAGCAAATGTTCATTCCTGGACAATGAGAGCATAGAGCATCATGGCACATACATGGGCAAGCGGATTCATAGGGGCATATTCCAATCTGCAACTGGAAAGTTGATTCATGCTGATCTACAGTCGTCGTACAACATAATAAAGAAAGCAATCCCCGAAGCTTTTGCTAACGGGATAGAGGGTATAGGGTTATATCCACGAAGTTTAAGCATAAGACAGATGATAACTTCCAAAGGTGGCTGTTAA
- a CDS encoding APC family permease produces MESSFSKGYKKDLSLFNLVMLNSMGMIGSGWLFAALYTSSYAGSFGSIVSWILGGVIVALVALTFMEVSSAFPLAGGSTPMGEFAFGKLGGFIAGWGAWISDIMTPPIEAVAMVTYLSFFVKGLITPSGILLPLGYLVVIIVLIVIFLINLQAVKVFGNVTSGIMIWKWAVPALAVITLISLAFHPSNFAIAGRFYQGYSGIFYALVLGGVVFSFEGFRGAINMAAESQHRDYIWKSVIIAVGGCACPLFSNTGSFHRCA; encoded by the coding sequence ATGGAGTCTTCGTTTTCAAAAGGCTACAAGAAAGACCTTTCCCTTTTCAACTTGGTAATGCTGAATTCAATGGGGATGATAGGCTCTGGATGGCTCTTTGCTGCCCTTTATACATCATCCTATGCTGGATCATTTGGGTCAATAGTGTCTTGGATTTTAGGCGGTGTAATCGTCGCTTTAGTGGCCCTAACGTTCATGGAGGTTTCGTCTGCCTTTCCGCTTGCAGGAGGATCGACACCCATGGGTGAATTCGCCTTTGGGAAACTAGGAGGCTTTATCGCTGGGTGGGGAGCATGGATATCAGACATAATGACGCCGCCAATTGAAGCAGTTGCTATGGTTACTTATCTCTCGTTTTTCGTTAAGGGGCTTATAACGCCATCTGGGATACTTCTTCCGCTTGGTTATCTTGTCGTAATAATCGTATTGATCGTAATATTCTTAATTAATCTGCAAGCAGTAAAGGTATTTGGAAACGTAACGAGTGGAATAATGATTTGGAAATGGGCTGTACCAGCATTAGCTGTCATCACATTGATAAGCCTGGCTTTTCATCCTTCCAATTTTGCTATAGCCGGAAGGTTTTATCAAGGATATTCTGGTATATTCTATGCACTTGTCCTTGGTGGAGTAGTGTTTTCATTTGAGGGTTTCCGCGGGGCCATAAATATGGCTGCTGAATCCCAGCATAGAGACTACATTTGGAAATCGGTAATTATTGCTGTGGGGGGTTGTGCTTGCCCTTTATTTAGCAATACAGGTAGCTTTCATCGGTGCGCTTGA